The Seriola aureovittata isolate HTS-2021-v1 ecotype China chromosome 2, ASM2101889v1, whole genome shotgun sequence genome has a segment encoding these proteins:
- the LOC130186547 gene encoding uncharacterized protein LOC130186547, translating into MGCWLSGPWMGDQMMNGRSLAHLSQRDALRILAASQRPITMQIKAQRGCGAEAERGTWEPLPLNLQHLNLPLPVMGAGLNASSPSYQERHYYGHLSLPQDHCDVGRYSYLSSSPRDTVDIGHQDPELTGRRPKGQNCLMGCCNTNLEDANGCHSQTDDEDFMLEKPLGFLPLHHELDSGLGWTDGSLHQGDLSGLETEEGGLEDCHSHGALAPGGCGGFGGGGSPSSESFISSELSDSGFYSVSTGEFRHFQRLLEKRMRLYNARLQHQGEPCERRERRDSCPKSHRELLEAIPEALTMQPQCQRLQLGMEEDAGPVMDLPPRGLFRVSSVQFHKADRPCLNRHSSSSGALFSPSHTHAAVSRMTAPVLSTCSTPSSHRRPIVPMQQHHQGSSSVGMLRRSRTLHHRPPPQEYRRRASHPASPSYCAATLHHCGGVAPHNVLPPGLPEEGELVASVMSSHPAALTLSPQQHHTALGHMRPANTHERCYDNSNSQIAHHDWWHSQERTLIPEPMLTEMDREIERELEQKELEREREAQIQEEMERERQQELERSRARELQHLQSLGHSTQSGDVNDTWPKPASRQSQGSGGGRGLYSTLEGHTGAGAAAGWEAKKGHMNANSSPNPSSGLQPKLNPISKPNTTSRISRNQLLRDRASQLADERSGMSTDEETNTDMLMGRYWSRTERREHFLLAREQRQQQLQARGVIVRDAVSRGGAIAGGGGASFGDGGVLDSRGVGAFAEGRCNTVLELSHKKLSRLRNRKLLDDWTTVEELLTHGTRLNNQEDMLCPSSLLTVTTV; encoded by the exons ATGGGCTGCTGGCTCTCCGGACCATGGATGGGTGACCAAATG ATGAATGGGCGGAGTCTAGCACACCTGAGCCAGCGGGATGCTCTGCGAATCCTGGCAGCCAGTCAACGTCCAATCACCATGCAGATCAAGGCTCAGAGGGGGTGTGGCGCTGAGGCAGAACGGGGAACATGGGAGCCCCTCCCCCTCAACCTGCAGCACCTCAACCTGCCCCTCCCAGTGATGGGGGCGGGACTTAATGCCTCCAGCCCCTCCTACCAGgagag ACATTATTACGGCCATCTGTCTCTGCCACAAGATCACTGTGATGTCGGACGGTACAGCTACCTGTCCAGCTCCCCACGGGACACTGTGGACATCGGTCACCAG GATCCAGAACTGACCGGTCGTCGACCAAAGGGACAGAACTGCCTGATGGGATGTTGCAATACCAACTTAGAAGACGCTAATGGCTGCCACAGTCAG ACTGATGATGAGGACTTCATGCTGGAGAAGCCACTGGGCTTCCTGCCTCTCCACCATGAGCTGGACAGCGGTCTGGGCTGGACCGACGGCTCTCTCCACCAGGGGGACCTCTCAGGGCTGGAGACCGAGGAGGGAGGCCTGGAGGACTGTCATTCACACGGGGCCCTTGCCCCGGGGGGTTGTGGGGGCTTCGGAGGTGGTGGCTCTCCGTCCTCTGAGTCCTTTATCTCCTCGGAGCTCAGTGACTCTGGCTTCTACAGTGTTAGCACCGGGGAGTTCAGGCACTTCCAGAGGCTGCTGGAGAAGCGGATGCGGTTGTACAATGCCAGGTTGCAACATCAGGGCGAACCCTGCGAGAGGCGGGAGCGACGTGACAGTTGCCCCAAGAGTCACCGTGAGCTGCTGGAGGCCATCCCAGAGGCGCTGACCATGCAGCCGCAGTGTCAACGCCTGCAGCTCGGGATGGAGGAGGACGCTGGGCCAGTCATGGACCTCCCACCCCGTGGACTCTTCAG GGTTTCGTCAGTCCAGTTCCATAAAGCTGACCGACCCTGTTTGAACCGTCACAGCTCCAGCAGTGGAGCCCTCTTCAGTCCTTCTCACACCCATGCTGCAGTCTCACGAATGACTGCCCCGGTCCTCTCCACCTGCAGCACACCCTCCAGCCACAGGAGACCAATAGTGCCAATGCAACAGCACCACCAAGGCTCCAGCTCAGTAGGGATGCTGAGGAGAAGCCGAACGCTGCACCATCGGCCCCCTCCACAGGAGTACCGCCGCAGAGCCAGCCACCCAGCTTCCCCTTCCTACTGCGCAGCAACCCTGCACCACTGTGGAGGTGTCGCGCCACATAACGTCCTGCCGCCAGGTCTGCCAGAGGAGGGTGAGCTCGTGGCCAGTGTGATGTCTTCCCACCCAGCAGCCCTGACCCTCTCACCCCAGCAGCATCACACCGCTCTGGGGCATATGAGGCCTGCCAACACCCATGAGCGGTGCTACGACAACTCTAACAGTCAGATCGCTCACCATGACTGGTGGCACTCACAAGAAAGAACCTTGATTCCTGAGCCAATGCTGACAGAAATGGACAGAGAGATTGAGAGGGAACTGGAACAGAAAGAGctggaaagggagagagaggcacagattcaggaggagatggagagagagaggcagcaggagcTGGAAAGGAGCCGGGCCAGGGAGCTGCAGCACCTCCAGAGTCTGGGCCACTCTACTCAGTCTGGAGATGTCAACGACACCTGGCCGAAACCAGCCAGCCGACAGTCCCAGGGCAGTGGGGGAGGTAGAGGACTCTACAGCACACTGGAGGGCCACAcaggtgctggtgctgctgctggatgggAAGCAAAGAAAGGACATATGAATGCGAATTCAAGTCCGAATCCCAGTTCTGGTCTACAGCCAAAACTTAATCCAATTTCCAAACCCAATACAACCTCACGGATCTCCAGGAACCAGCTCCTGAGAGACCGGGCGTCTCAGCTGGCAGATGAACGCAGCGGGATGAGCACTGATGAGGAgaccaacactgacatgttgaTGGGTCGGTACTGGAGTcgaacagagaggagggaacacttcctgttggctcgtgagcagaggcagcagcagctgcaggccaGAGGAGTGATTGTACGAGATGCTGTCAGCAGGGGAGGAGCCAtcgcaggaggaggaggagcctctTTTGGAGATGGAGGTGTGCTGGACAGCAGAGGAGTTGGAGCTTTTGCAGAGGGACGATGCAACACAGTCCTGGAGCTGAGTCACAAGAAGTTGAGTCGTCTGAGGAACAGGAAGCTGTTGGATGACTGGACAACAGTAGAGGAGCTGTTGACTCATGGAACCAGGTTGAACAACCAGGAGGACATGCTGTGTCCCAGCTCCCTGCTGACGGTCACCACTGTCTAA